In Geopsychrobacter electrodiphilus DSM 16401, a single window of DNA contains:
- a CDS encoding ketoacyl-ACP synthase III: MLGIEEIGYYIPAGRISNYGRKEQYGIDDNFIENKIGVKQVALKGTDEETSDLCIKAFEALCAKQEVDCSDIEALVVVTQNPDQNIPHVSAMVHGALDLPGACACFDISLGCSGFVYALAVFQAFMTANDMKKGLLFTADPYSKVVDPNDKNTSLLFGDAAAVTLVSDSPSLVPGKFTFGTAGVEHQKLMNIGGSLFMNGRAVFNFSAKTVPGDIRLMADKNGIALEEIDLFLLHQGSKIIVETIADKLEIPREKVPYRTYDYGNTISSSIPILLADELHGAAKTIAICGFGVGLSWASGLLTRV, translated from the coding sequence ATGCTTGGCATTGAAGAGATTGGATATTACATCCCGGCCGGGAGAATTTCCAACTATGGGCGAAAAGAACAGTACGGTATCGACGACAACTTCATCGAAAACAAGATCGGCGTCAAACAGGTTGCGCTGAAAGGTACGGACGAGGAGACCTCGGATCTCTGCATCAAGGCCTTTGAGGCCCTCTGTGCCAAACAGGAGGTCGACTGCAGCGACATTGAGGCGTTGGTGGTGGTCACCCAGAATCCGGATCAGAATATTCCGCATGTGTCGGCGATGGTCCACGGTGCCCTTGATCTTCCTGGTGCCTGCGCCTGCTTTGATATTTCCCTTGGCTGCTCCGGCTTCGTCTATGCGCTCGCGGTTTTTCAGGCTTTCATGACCGCCAACGACATGAAGAAGGGCCTGCTTTTTACTGCCGATCCCTACTCCAAGGTGGTCGATCCGAACGATAAGAACACCTCGCTGCTGTTTGGCGATGCGGCGGCGGTGACCCTGGTTTCCGACAGCCCCAGTCTGGTGCCGGGCAAGTTCACCTTCGGCACGGCTGGGGTCGAACACCAGAAGTTGATGAATATCGGCGGAAGTCTGTTTATGAACGGGCGCGCCGTGTTCAACTTTTCGGCCAAGACCGTGCCCGGAGATATCCGTCTGATGGCCGACAAAAATGGCATCGCCCTTGAAGAGATTGACCTGTTCCTGCTGCATCAGGGGAGCAAGATCATTGTCGAGACGATTGCAGATAAATTGGAGATCCCTCGGGAGAAGGTCCCCTATCGGACCTACGACTACGGCAACACCATCTCATCGAGTATCCCGATTCTGCTCGCTGACGAATTGCATGGCGCGGCGAAAACCATCGCCATCTGTGGCTTTGGCGTCGGCCTGTCCTGGGCGAGCGGTCTGTTGACGCGCGTCTAA
- a CDS encoding protein-L-isoaspartate(D-aspartate) O-methyltransferase has protein sequence MRALKLREMLQTIEQEARLTASRTGRSSFAPQVMRAMKLVPRDAFVPLELHSQAFVNGPLPIGQGQTISQPYIVALMTDLLEPQLTQTILEIGTGSGYQAAILAQLVQQVYSLEIIPSLATQAAERLSRLDYHNIEIRTDDGHRGWPEHAPYDGIIVTAAATHLPQALLEQLKPGGRLVIPIGLPGITQELLLVEKNLQGDITTQDLLSVVFVPMTSDPPNIRDR, from the coding sequence ATGCGCGCACTCAAGCTTCGCGAGATGCTCCAAACCATCGAACAAGAAGCCCGGCTGACGGCGTCTCGGACCGGCCGTTCGAGCTTCGCTCCGCAGGTCATGAGGGCCATGAAGCTGGTGCCACGCGACGCCTTCGTCCCTCTGGAGTTGCACAGTCAGGCCTTTGTCAACGGACCTCTGCCAATCGGTCAGGGGCAGACCATCTCCCAGCCCTATATCGTCGCCCTGATGACCGACCTGCTCGAACCACAACTCACCCAGACCATCCTCGAAATCGGCACCGGCTCGGGTTATCAAGCCGCAATCCTCGCGCAGTTGGTGCAGCAGGTCTACAGCCTTGAAATTATCCCCTCCCTCGCTACTCAAGCCGCTGAGCGCCTCTCCCGCCTGGATTATCACAATATTGAAATCAGAACCGATGACGGCCACCGGGGCTGGCCCGAACATGCACCCTACGACGGCATCATCGTCACCGCGGCCGCAACCCATTTACCCCAGGCCCTGCTCGAACAACTGAAACCAGGGGGCCGACTGGTCATCCCCATCGGCCTGCCCGGCATAACCCAGGAGCTGTTGCTGGTCGAGAAGAACCTGCAAGGGGACATCACCACCCAGGATCTGCTCAGCGTCGTTTTTGTACCGATGACCAGCGACCCGCCAAACATCAGGGACCGTTGA
- a CDS encoding DUF309 domain-containing protein has product MEPSFTHPDLPRYTQRPFPAYRYLPFHPDISHPRNDPQGHSYGAEDEYLPQFVAADWCDCEPYLYAVDLFNHGYWWEAHEAWEVVWLAAGRETLEGQFVQGLIQLAGAQLKRFTEVPRGAQVLTESGAAKLSAVQGVFLGIEVKPFVVEVERCLLEDAGEFPRIELHF; this is encoded by the coding sequence ATGGAACCGAGCTTCACCCACCCCGACCTGCCGCGTTATACCCAAAGGCCTTTTCCCGCTTATCGCTATCTCCCCTTCCACCCGGATATCTCTCATCCGCGCAACGACCCGCAGGGGCACTCTTATGGCGCGGAAGATGAATATCTGCCGCAGTTTGTGGCGGCGGACTGGTGTGATTGCGAACCCTATCTGTACGCTGTCGATCTGTTCAACCACGGCTACTGGTGGGAGGCGCATGAGGCCTGGGAGGTTGTCTGGCTCGCGGCCGGACGTGAGACCCTGGAAGGGCAGTTTGTGCAGGGGCTGATTCAACTCGCCGGGGCTCAGCTCAAGCGCTTTACCGAGGTGCCGCGCGGGGCGCAGGTGCTGACCGAGAGCGGGGCAGCAAAGCTGTCAGCGGTCCAGGGGGTTTTTCTGGGGATTGAGGTAAAGCCGTTTGTTGTGGAGGTCGAGCGCTGCCTGCTGGAAGATGCCGGGGAGTTTCCACGGATTGAATTACATTTTTAA
- a CDS encoding hybrid sensor histidine kinase/response regulator, whose amino-acid sequence MMPDEKQQPEHHPQDLSSRLKRLEDLVENAADAIFLGDLQGDITYTNQAASDLCGFTRSELTGRNIGTLFCGSGLQQAPLRYDLLLQGLTVKTERLLVRKDGTKVTVEMNSRLLPDGTFHTFMRDVSARKEIELALRQSEEKFSRAFMLSPDSVNINRLSDGTYLAINQGFTSIIGWTEEDVIGHSSLPDDLDIWYQPEDRQLLVEKLKKSGEVTGFEAPFRSKDGRIIFGQMSARVMDINGEACILSITRDMTEQIQAQKTQREAEETFQQAQKLESLGLLAGGLAHDFNNILAGLYGNLSLAKDRLTRTLPDHPSLRYLEAAENSRNRATALTNQLLTFSKGGAPIKETLNLSRLIEQVIPFNLSGSNVKPVISHPDDLWLACVDQGQIQQVFGNLTINAKQAMPEGGELQITLENTAIHDNQLQGLAGGNYLLISLTDSGAGIKPEHLEHIFDPYFTTKQTGTGLGLATVYSIIQKHGGHISVASQPGQGTTFSIYLPAAEIQALPIQPVAEVAEPWPQAARILVMDDEQAICDIVKDLLEDIGYKVETVANGALALDRFRQTLDAGMPFDLVILDLTIPGGIGGKDVVRQILALHPQAKAIVSSGYADDPVMANYRDYGFKGIAAKPYNLGALEDLVKEVLMSTPI is encoded by the coding sequence ATGATGCCTGATGAAAAACAACAACCAGAACATCATCCCCAGGACTTATCCTCCCGCCTCAAACGACTTGAAGATCTGGTCGAGAATGCCGCTGACGCGATTTTTCTCGGTGATCTTCAAGGGGATATAACCTATACCAATCAGGCTGCTAGCGATTTATGCGGATTTACCCGTTCAGAGTTGACAGGTCGTAATATCGGCACACTCTTTTGTGGCTCAGGACTTCAACAGGCGCCCCTGCGTTATGACCTTCTTCTTCAGGGATTGACGGTTAAAACCGAACGCCTGCTTGTACGTAAGGATGGCACTAAAGTAACAGTTGAAATGAATAGTCGACTTTTGCCGGACGGGACCTTCCATACCTTTATGCGCGATGTCAGCGCGCGCAAGGAGATTGAACTTGCCCTGCGCCAGTCTGAAGAGAAATTTTCACGCGCCTTTATGCTGAGTCCTGATTCGGTCAATATCAACCGTCTGTCGGACGGTACCTATCTTGCCATCAACCAGGGATTCACCAGCATCATTGGCTGGACCGAAGAAGACGTGATCGGGCACAGCTCTCTACCGGATGATCTCGATATCTGGTACCAACCTGAAGACCGTCAACTGCTTGTCGAGAAGCTGAAAAAGTCCGGGGAGGTAACCGGCTTTGAGGCACCTTTTCGGAGCAAGGATGGACGAATCATCTTCGGGCAGATGTCGGCGCGCGTCATGGACATCAATGGCGAAGCCTGTATCCTCTCAATTACGCGTGACATGACAGAACAAATTCAGGCCCAAAAGACACAACGGGAAGCAGAAGAAACGTTTCAGCAGGCGCAAAAACTCGAAAGTTTAGGGCTTCTGGCTGGCGGACTCGCCCATGATTTCAATAACATTCTGGCCGGACTCTACGGCAATCTCTCTTTGGCCAAAGACAGGTTGACCAGGACCCTGCCTGACCACCCCAGCCTCCGCTATCTCGAAGCCGCCGAAAACTCAAGGAATCGGGCGACCGCCCTGACCAATCAGTTGCTCACCTTTTCAAAGGGCGGCGCGCCGATCAAAGAGACCCTGAATCTGAGCAGACTGATCGAACAGGTTATCCCTTTCAATCTGTCCGGCAGCAACGTCAAGCCGGTGATATCCCACCCGGACGACCTGTGGTTGGCCTGTGTCGACCAGGGCCAGATCCAGCAAGTATTCGGAAACCTGACAATCAATGCCAAACAAGCCATGCCTGAAGGCGGAGAACTGCAGATCACCCTCGAAAATACCGCAATTCATGACAACCAGCTGCAGGGGCTGGCCGGAGGAAACTATCTCCTGATTTCGCTGACGGATAGCGGCGCCGGGATCAAGCCAGAGCACCTTGAGCACATTTTCGATCCCTATTTCACCACCAAACAAACAGGGACCGGACTCGGGTTAGCCACAGTCTATTCAATTATTCAAAAACATGGCGGTCACATCAGTGTTGCTTCACAACCTGGACAGGGAACGACCTTCAGCATCTATCTGCCGGCGGCTGAAATTCAGGCGCTCCCGATACAGCCTGTCGCCGAGGTCGCCGAGCCCTGGCCGCAGGCCGCAAGGATCCTCGTCATGGATGATGAACAGGCGATTTGTGACATCGTCAAAGATTTGTTGGAAGATATCGGATACAAAGTTGAGACCGTCGCGAACGGCGCCCTGGCGCTCGACCGCTTTCGCCAGACATTGGATGCCGGGATGCCGTTTGACCTGGTAATCCTGGATCTGACCATCCCTGGCGGTATTGGTGGAAAAGACGTCGTCAGACAGATTCTGGCGCTTCACCCACAAGCCAAAGCCATTGTTTCCAGTGGATATGCCGATGATCCGGTCATGGCGAATTATCGCGACTACGGATTCAAGGGTATAGCCGCGAAACCCTACAATCTCGGTGCATTGGAGGATCTGGTGAAAGAGGTCCTGATGAGCACCCCCATTTAA
- a CDS encoding CBS domain-containing protein, producing MLVSEFCNRQVVIIDQEATILDAAKLMRVEHVGDLVVVDNRHERQVPIGILTDRDIVVRVVAEEIDLDRISVGDAMSYELHSINEQFGLQETLEKMRHHGVRRLPVVDAEGALVGIITSDDLTELIAEQLNNLVLLVGNELAGERARRG from the coding sequence ATGTTAGTCAGCGAATTCTGCAATCGCCAAGTCGTCATCATCGATCAGGAAGCAACCATTCTCGATGCGGCCAAACTGATGCGCGTTGAACACGTCGGCGATCTAGTGGTAGTCGACAACCGCCATGAACGGCAGGTGCCGATCGGCATCCTGACCGATCGCGATATCGTGGTGAGAGTTGTTGCGGAGGAGATAGACCTGGACCGGATTTCGGTCGGAGATGCCATGAGCTATGAGCTGCACAGCATTAATGAGCAGTTCGGCCTACAGGAGACCCTCGAAAAAATGCGTCATCATGGGGTGCGGCGCCTGCCGGTGGTCGACGCCGAGGGTGCGTTGGTCGGCATTATCACGAGCGATGATCTGACCGAACTGATTGCCGAACAGCTGAATAATCTGGTGCTCCTCGTCGGCAACGAACTGGCCGGCGAGCGGGCAAGACGCGGCTGA
- a CDS encoding metallophosphoesterase family protein, producing MPRLIAIGDIHGQRTRLEELLEKVQPTETDQLVFLGDYIDRGPDSQGVVNRLLELHQTLPQTIFLKGNHEQMLLNALIETAFNTPAALPENSTSIFSGARSDLSLYLQNGGLATLKSYALEQVDELPRAHIAFLQQTRLYFHTEGFLFVHAGARNDLPLAEQDEYSLLWDRKLPPGKDEIQVVGHQPTPDGLPVFEEGRYSLDTGAGFGGPLTACEVRTRKSWQA from the coding sequence ATGCCACGCTTGATTGCTATCGGGGATATTCACGGCCAGCGGACCCGGCTTGAGGAACTGCTAGAAAAGGTCCAGCCGACCGAAACGGACCAGCTGGTGTTCCTGGGCGATTATATCGACCGCGGACCCGACTCGCAGGGAGTTGTCAACCGACTGCTGGAGCTCCACCAAACCCTGCCACAGACGATTTTCCTCAAGGGAAACCACGAACAGATGCTCCTCAATGCCCTGATCGAAACGGCATTTAACACCCCGGCGGCCTTGCCTGAAAACTCAACTTCGATCTTCAGTGGAGCCCGCTCTGATCTGAGCTTGTATCTGCAGAACGGCGGCCTGGCCACCCTCAAAAGTTATGCGCTGGAACAGGTCGACGAACTGCCCCGGGCGCATATCGCCTTTCTTCAGCAGACCCGCCTCTATTTCCACACCGAGGGGTTTTTATTTGTCCATGCCGGCGCCCGAAACGATCTGCCCCTGGCAGAGCAGGACGAATATTCCCTGTTGTGGGATCGCAAGCTGCCACCCGGCAAAGATGAGATTCAGGTGGTGGGGCATCAGCCGACGCCAGATGGCCTCCCGGTCTTTGAAGAGGGGCGTTATTCCCTCGATACCGGCGCGGGTTTCGGCGGGCCGCTGACCGCCTGCGAGGTCAGGACGCGCAAGTCCTGGCAGGCCTAG
- a CDS encoding NAD-dependent succinate-semialdehyde dehydrogenase: MKIQALRDGKLFREQCYINGHWTNADRDETISVDNPATQEIIGTVPRMGAGETTKAIAAANIAFGLWRKKTAEERGNILYRWYELMLAHQDDLGCILTMEQGKPLAEAKGEILYAASFIKWFAEESRRAYGDTIPGAKPGQHILVIKQPVGVTAAITPWNFPSSMITRKAGAALAAGCTMIVKPASATPFSALALAELGERAGLPPGVFNVITGSAGAIADALTTSEIVRKISFTGSTEIGSKLMSQCAQHLQKVSLELGGNAPFLVFDDADLDKAVEGAMVSKFRNTGQTCVCVNRFLVQETVHDAFVSKLKAAIDKLKVGDGFEPGIEQSALINRSAAEKVSAHVQDAVAKGACIVTGGKPHQRGGAFVQPTLITGVKPNMQLCQEETFGPLAAVMSFKTEEEAILLANDTPYGLAAYFYSRNIHRIWRVAEGIEAGMIGINEGLISNVVAPFGGVKESGLGREGSKYGLEEFMEIKYLCMGAE, from the coding sequence ATGAAAATCCAAGCACTTAGAGATGGCAAACTGTTCCGAGAGCAATGTTATATCAATGGACACTGGACCAATGCTGATCGGGACGAAACGATCAGCGTCGACAACCCCGCAACCCAGGAAATTATCGGCACCGTGCCCAGGATGGGTGCGGGTGAAACAACAAAGGCTATTGCTGCGGCTAATATTGCGTTCGGACTCTGGCGCAAAAAGACCGCCGAAGAGCGTGGAAACATCTTGTATCGCTGGTACGAGCTCATGCTGGCCCATCAAGATGATCTGGGTTGCATCCTGACGATGGAGCAAGGAAAACCCCTCGCCGAAGCGAAGGGGGAGATCCTGTATGCCGCTTCGTTTATCAAGTGGTTTGCCGAGGAGAGTCGCCGTGCGTATGGGGACACCATCCCCGGTGCAAAACCCGGTCAACATATCCTGGTGATCAAGCAGCCCGTCGGAGTCACTGCGGCCATTACTCCCTGGAATTTTCCCTCCTCAATGATCACGCGCAAGGCGGGGGCGGCACTGGCCGCCGGTTGTACGATGATTGTCAAGCCTGCCTCGGCGACGCCTTTTTCGGCGTTAGCCCTCGCTGAGTTGGGGGAAAGAGCTGGACTTCCGCCCGGTGTATTTAATGTTATCACCGGGAGTGCCGGAGCCATCGCCGACGCGCTGACCACCAGTGAGATCGTGCGCAAAATCAGTTTTACCGGATCGACCGAAATCGGCAGCAAATTGATGTCCCAATGTGCCCAACACCTCCAGAAGGTCTCCCTTGAGTTGGGCGGGAATGCGCCGTTTCTGGTTTTTGATGATGCCGATCTGGATAAAGCGGTTGAAGGGGCCATGGTCTCGAAGTTTCGCAACACTGGTCAAACCTGTGTCTGTGTTAACCGGTTTTTGGTGCAGGAGACGGTTCACGACGCCTTTGTTTCCAAGCTCAAGGCAGCCATCGACAAACTGAAAGTTGGCGATGGGTTCGAGCCCGGCATCGAGCAGTCGGCCTTGATCAATCGCTCTGCTGCAGAAAAAGTGTCAGCCCATGTTCAGGATGCCGTTGCCAAGGGCGCGTGCATTGTGACTGGCGGTAAACCTCACCAGCGCGGTGGAGCCTTTGTGCAGCCCACGCTTATAACCGGCGTCAAGCCGAACATGCAGTTATGTCAGGAGGAGACTTTTGGCCCTCTTGCCGCCGTCATGAGTTTCAAGACCGAAGAGGAGGCGATCCTGCTGGCCAACGATACCCCCTATGGACTGGCGGCTTATTTCTATAGCCGCAACATCCACCGGATCTGGCGGGTGGCCGAAGGGATTGAGGCTGGCATGATCGGCATCAACGAAGGACTGATCTCTAACGTTGTCGCACCGTTCGGCGGCGTCAAGGAATCGGGTCTGGGCCGCGAAGGCTCCAAGTACGGGCTCGAAGAATTTATGGAAATAAAATACCTGTGTATGGGGGCGGAATAG
- a CDS encoding ABC transporter ATP-binding protein, whose protein sequence is MKYPDLATDSDPPPRSFLDVFRYSRRALELVWTTSAKLALIFALLTLVAGVLPAAVAWIGKLIVDGVVAAMGQHQQTGSADTTYVLLFVAAEAGVVALIAGSQRGIATCQALLRALMGQRINLMILEKALTLRLAHFEDSEFYDKLTRARREASTRPLSLVTRTFGLVQNGISLASYAALLVQFSPWAVLILIAGGIPEFLAEAKFSGDKFRLFRWRSPETRMQMYLETVLAREDYAKEVKLFNLGPKLLERYRTIFAKLFAEDRSLTLRRDSWGFVLGLIGTSAFYAAYAWIALSAIRGLISLGQMTMYLLLFKQGQSAVSASLSAISGMYEDNLYLSNLYEYLEQPVPATEGELQQGPTPGDGVRFEAVTFCYPGSNEPALQQITLHLKPGDSLALVGENGSGKTTLIKLLTRLYLPDTGRILLDGLDLQHWEADALRARIGVIFQDFGRYQFLVGENIGAGDMPHFEDRSRWQEAAQKGMAEPFIDKLPEKYDTQLGKWFKGGRELSGGQWQKIALARAFMRSRADILVLDEPTATMDAAAEATIFEHFRDLSRGKMTILISHRFSTVRMADQILVIDKGRIVEHGSHTDLMQLGGQYAYLFSLQAEGYK, encoded by the coding sequence GTGAAATACCCAGATCTCGCCACAGACAGCGACCCACCTCCCAGGAGTTTTCTCGACGTCTTCCGCTACAGCCGCCGCGCGCTGGAGCTGGTCTGGACCACCAGCGCGAAACTGGCGCTGATCTTCGCCTTATTGACCCTGGTCGCCGGAGTCTTGCCGGCGGCGGTAGCCTGGATCGGCAAGTTGATCGTCGACGGCGTGGTTGCGGCCATGGGGCAGCATCAACAGACCGGCAGCGCTGATACGACCTATGTGCTGCTGTTCGTCGCCGCCGAGGCCGGGGTCGTGGCGTTGATCGCCGGATCACAGCGTGGTATCGCGACCTGTCAGGCGCTGTTACGGGCGTTGATGGGGCAACGGATCAATCTGATGATCCTCGAAAAAGCGCTGACCCTCAGACTTGCACATTTTGAAGATTCCGAATTCTACGACAAGCTGACCCGTGCACGACGCGAGGCCTCAACCCGTCCTTTAAGCCTGGTCACCCGCACCTTCGGCCTGGTGCAGAATGGCATCTCGCTGGCCAGTTATGCGGCGCTGCTGGTGCAGTTCTCCCCCTGGGCGGTGCTGATCCTGATCGCCGGCGGAATCCCCGAATTTCTGGCCGAGGCGAAATTCTCGGGCGACAAGTTTCGCCTGTTCCGCTGGCGTTCACCCGAAACGCGGATGCAGATGTATCTTGAAACCGTGCTGGCGCGCGAGGATTACGCCAAAGAGGTCAAACTGTTCAACCTGGGTCCGAAGCTGCTTGAACGCTACCGGACGATCTTCGCCAAGCTCTTCGCCGAGGACCGCAGTCTGACCCTGCGCCGTGACTCCTGGGGGTTTGTGCTGGGGCTCATCGGAACCTCCGCCTTCTACGCGGCCTACGCCTGGATCGCGCTTTCGGCCATCCGGGGTCTGATCAGCTTGGGCCAGATGACCATGTATCTGCTGTTGTTCAAACAGGGACAGTCGGCGGTCTCGGCCAGCCTCTCGGCGATCAGCGGCATGTACGAGGACAACCTCTACCTCTCCAACCTCTACGAATACCTGGAGCAACCGGTCCCCGCAACCGAAGGAGAGCTGCAGCAGGGGCCAACGCCTGGTGACGGGGTGCGCTTCGAAGCGGTCACATTCTGCTACCCCGGCAGCAATGAGCCCGCCCTGCAGCAGATCACCCTGCACCTTAAACCGGGCGACAGTCTGGCGCTGGTCGGCGAAAACGGCTCGGGCAAGACTACCCTGATCAAGCTATTGACCCGGCTCTACCTGCCCGACACGGGGCGGATTCTACTCGATGGTCTCGACCTGCAGCACTGGGAAGCCGACGCACTGCGCGCGCGGATTGGGGTGATCTTCCAGGATTTCGGCCGCTACCAGTTTCTGGTCGGCGAGAATATCGGCGCCGGCGACATGCCGCACTTCGAAGACCGCTCGCGCTGGCAGGAGGCGGCGCAAAAAGGGATGGCCGAACCCTTTATCGACAAACTACCTGAAAAATACGATACTCAGCTCGGCAAGTGGTTCAAGGGGGGACGCGAACTCTCCGGCGGCCAGTGGCAGAAGATCGCCCTAGCGCGCGCCTTCATGCGCAGCCGGGCAGATATCCTGGTGCTCGACGAACCGACCGCGACCATGGACGCCGCCGCCGAGGCCACGATCTTCGAGCACTTCCGCGATTTAAGCCGCGGCAAGATGACAATCCTGATCTCGCACCGCTTCTCGACCGTGCGCATGGCCGACCAGATCCTGGTCATCGACAAAGGCAGAATCGTCGAGCACGGCAGCCACACCGACCTGATGCAGCTCGGTGGCCAGTATGCCTATCTCTTCTCCCTCCAGGCGGAAGGCTACAAGTGA
- a CDS encoding cupin domain-containing protein: protein MSRLIDTNAQDWQPVRPELTRGVGGKLLLDGAMRMVLTRVVPGGNFPPHRDAYGHLFHFLSGAGTVIIGDKRIVVGEGICLQIDAGELHGYENNGSEDLLLISVNRENS from the coding sequence ATGAGTAGACTGATCGACACTAATGCACAAGATTGGCAACCGGTCCGGCCTGAACTGACCCGGGGGGTGGGCGGCAAGTTGCTGCTCGACGGCGCGATGCGGATGGTTTTAACCCGGGTTGTCCCGGGCGGAAACTTTCCGCCGCATCGTGATGCTTACGGGCATCTGTTCCATTTCTTGTCCGGCGCCGGAACGGTTATAATCGGTGATAAGCGGATTGTTGTCGGTGAGGGGATCTGCCTGCAGATTGACGCCGGGGAGCTGCACGGCTATGAGAACAATGGGTCCGAAGATCTGCTGTTGATTTCGGTCAACCGGGAAAATAGCTAA